A DNA window from Clostridia bacterium contains the following coding sequences:
- a CDS encoding phospho-N-acetylmuramoyl-pentapeptide-transferase, which yields MSDYYIVIAACLSFAVTALSGLVLIPLLRRLRFGQSIREDGPTWHEKKQGTPTMGGIMFILGIGAAVPFALSKAADSGEKYGIIYCGLTALLFGLVGFIDDFIKVSKKQNLGVTVRQKLFLQFAAAIAFTVSMALSGLLSSQIDIPFTKLSIDIGWAIYPLTVIAMVGIVNAVNITDGLDGLASGVTWIVGVFFLLTASAFKLEGYSIIAAALAAGMMGFLVWNFYPAKVFMGDTGSLFLGGLVGTLCFALKMPLIFLIVGIIYVIEILSDVIQVLHYKRTKRRVFLMAPIHHHFEKKGWSEIRIVFTAMGITLLFCAGAFLWVYFVKL from the coding sequence ATGAGTGATTATTATATCGTTATCGCAGCGTGTCTGAGCTTCGCCGTTACGGCGCTGAGCGGACTCGTGCTTATACCGCTGCTCCGCCGGCTGCGCTTTGGGCAGTCGATAAGGGAGGACGGCCCGACCTGGCATGAGAAGAAGCAGGGTACTCCCACGATGGGCGGCATTATGTTCATCCTCGGCATCGGAGCCGCTGTCCCCTTCGCGCTCAGCAAGGCCGCTGACAGCGGCGAAAAATACGGCATAATCTATTGCGGACTCACCGCCCTGCTTTTCGGACTGGTGGGCTTTATCGACGATTTCATAAAGGTGTCGAAGAAACAGAATCTCGGCGTAACCGTCAGGCAGAAGCTGTTCCTGCAGTTTGCGGCGGCTATTGCCTTCACCGTTTCGATGGCGCTCAGCGGTCTGCTTTCCTCGCAGATAGACATACCGTTCACGAAGCTCAGTATTGACATCGGCTGGGCGATATATCCGCTGACCGTTATCGCGATGGTAGGCATAGTAAACGCCGTCAACATAACGGACGGCCTCGACGGACTCGCCTCCGGCGTGACGTGGATCGTCGGGGTGTTCTTCCTGCTGACCGCCTCGGCGTTCAAGCTGGAGGGCTATTCGATCATCGCCGCCGCGCTCGCCGCGGGCATGATGGGCTTCCTCGTCTGGAACTTCTATCCGGCAAAGGTGTTTATGGGCGATACCGGCTCGCTTTTCCTCGGCGGACTTGTCGGCACGCTTTGCTTTGCGCTGAAGATGCCGCTGATATTCCTCATCGTCGGCATAATCTATGTGATAGAGATACTTTCCGACGTCATCCAGGTACTGCACTATAAGCGCACGAAGCGCAGAGTCTTCCTGATGGCGCCGATACATCACCATTTTGAGAAAAAGGGCTGGTCTGAAATCAGGATCGTATTCACTGCCATGGGCATAACGCTGCTTTTCTGCGCAGGCGCGTTCCTGTGGGTGTACTTTGTTAAACTGTAA
- the ftsW gene encoding putative lipid II flippase FtsW produces the protein MGTSAVAKAEKVNKEKLPPLDLTFLVLVVLVLISGLVMLFSASYAAGLADEGDSMYYIKRQLIAALLGVGAMLVTSRLDYRIYRKLSWVAAAVSVLLLILVFPMGVTVNGARRWLYLGLRFQPSEIAKIGMILVLAHVIAKNYDKMSTFTSGIMIPLGITGVFALLVIIEPHLSSALLLVIIGVVMVFVGGANWKHLLLCFLVVLLLVVLVVSMTSYMGKRVNAWLDPWSDPQGEGYQIIQSLYAIGSGGLMGLGLGNSQQKYGYLPEAHNDYIFSIACEELGFIGAVVIILLFALLVWRGFRIALKARDKFGCLICVGVMTQIGAQTLLNIAVVSNAIPSTGISLPFFSYGGTSLVLLLLEMGVVLNISRYSNTEKG, from the coding sequence ATGGGAACTTCCGCGGTCGCGAAAGCCGAAAAAGTGAATAAAGAAAAGCTTCCGCCGCTGGATCTGACCTTCCTCGTGCTCGTCGTCCTGGTGCTGATCAGCGGTCTGGTAATGCTGTTTTCCGCGAGCTACGCCGCGGGTCTTGCCGACGAGGGCGACAGTATGTACTACATCAAAAGGCAGCTTATCGCCGCGCTGCTCGGCGTCGGCGCAATGCTTGTGACCTCGCGCCTGGACTACCGCATCTACCGCAAGCTTTCGTGGGTGGCGGCGGCGGTTTCGGTGCTGCTGCTCATCCTCGTTTTCCCGATGGGCGTAACCGTCAACGGCGCGCGCCGCTGGCTCTATCTCGGTCTGCGCTTTCAGCCCTCCGAGATAGCGAAGATCGGAATGATCCTCGTGCTGGCGCACGTCATAGCCAAAAACTACGACAAGATGTCGACCTTCACGAGCGGGATAATGATCCCGCTGGGAATAACCGGCGTCTTCGCTCTGCTCGTCATTATCGAGCCGCACCTCTCCAGCGCGCTGCTGCTGGTGATAATCGGCGTCGTGATGGTCTTCGTCGGCGGCGCGAACTGGAAACACCTGCTGCTGTGTTTCCTTGTAGTACTGCTGCTCGTCGTTCTGGTCGTCAGTATGACGAGTTATATGGGCAAACGCGTCAACGCCTGGCTCGATCCGTGGTCCGATCCGCAGGGAGAGGGCTATCAGATAATCCAGTCGCTTTACGCGATCGGCTCCGGCGGCCTCATGGGGCTCGGCCTCGGAAACTCACAGCAGAAATACGGATACCTGCCGGAAGCGCATAACGACTATATCTTTTCGATCGCCTGCGAGGAGCTCGGCTTCATCGGGGCGGTGGTGATAATCCTGCTCTTCGCGCTGCTCGTCTGGCGCGGCTTCCGCATCGCGCTGAAGGCGAGGGATAAATTCGGCTGCCTTATCTGCGTCGGCGTAATGACACAGATCGGCGCGCAGACGCTGCTCAACATTGCCGTCGTCAGCAACGCCATCCCCAGCACGGGCATTTCGCTCCCGTTCTTCAGCTACGGCGGCACCTCGCTCGTTCTGCTGCTGCTCGAAATGGGCGTCGTGCTCAATATTTCCCGCTATTCCAACACCGAAAAAGGTTGA
- the murG gene encoding undecaprenyldiphospho-muramoylpentapeptide beta-N-acetylglucosaminyltransferase, protein MRIVFAGGGTSGHINPAIAAAKYIKRRMPDAEILFIGTENHIEAKLVPEAGFKIEFIDIRGFRRSLSPYNLGTLRRIFTSRRRCKKIYREFKPDIVVGMGGYVSGPTLLAAHKLGIPCLIHEQNAVAGMTTKLAAKYASAVMLTFPEAAAQLPEGTRSVVTGVPIYEDLLKLDKAECRREFGFDDRPLLLCSGGSLGARTINDAMLAYIIRHHKEEKIQIVHGIGKFYYEEFMKALADAGVETGGSIRVFEYIKDMPKYMTACDAVVCRCGASSLAEMSAAGKPAIIIPSPNVTDNHQFHNAKHLADAGAAILVDDKDYNCKALEDGLETIIFDNAKRNEMTENLKKAAVYDYGERVFDCITAELERAGR, encoded by the coding sequence ATGAGGATAGTATTCGCCGGCGGAGGCACCTCCGGCCACATAAACCCCGCGATCGCGGCCGCGAAATACATAAAGCGCCGTATGCCAGACGCGGAAATACTTTTCATCGGCACCGAGAACCACATCGAAGCGAAACTTGTGCCCGAAGCGGGCTTCAAAATAGAATTCATTGACATCAGGGGCTTCAGACGCAGTCTTTCGCCCTATAATCTCGGCACGCTCCGCCGCATATTCACCTCGCGCCGCAGGTGCAAGAAGATATACAGGGAGTTCAAGCCGGATATCGTCGTCGGCATGGGCGGCTACGTCAGCGGCCCGACGCTGCTCGCCGCGCACAAGCTCGGCATACCCTGCCTCATCCACGAGCAGAACGCCGTCGCCGGCATGACGACGAAGCTCGCCGCGAAGTACGCCTCCGCGGTCATGCTGACTTTCCCGGAGGCCGCCGCGCAGCTGCCGGAGGGAACGCGCAGCGTAGTCACGGGCGTACCGATCTACGAGGACCTGCTGAAGCTCGACAAGGCGGAGTGCCGCCGCGAGTTCGGCTTCGACGACCGTCCGCTGCTGCTCTGCTCGGGCGGCAGTCTCGGCGCGCGCACGATCAACGACGCGATGCTCGCCTACATCATCAGACACCACAAGGAAGAGAAGATACAGATCGTCCACGGCATCGGTAAGTTCTATTACGAAGAATTCATGAAGGCGCTCGCCGACGCGGGCGTCGAGACGGGCGGGAGCATCCGCGTCTTCGAGTACATAAAGGATATGCCGAAGTATATGACCGCCTGCGACGCGGTCGTGTGCCGCTGCGGCGCGAGCTCCCTCGCGGAGATGAGCGCGGCCGGCAAGCCCGCGATAATCATTCCTTCGCCCAACGTCACGGATAACCACCAGTTCCACAACGCCAAGCACCTCGCGGACGCCGGCGCGGCGATCCTTGTCGACGATAAGGACTACAACTGCAAGGCGCTCGAGGACGGGCTTGAAACCATTATCTTCGATAACGCGAAAAGAAACGAAATGACCGAAAACCTGAAAAAAGCCGCCGTTTACGACTACGGCGAGCGGGTTTTCGACTGCATAACCGCCGAACTGGAGAGAGCCGGCAGATAA
- the murA gene encoding UDP-N-acetylglucosamine 1-carboxyvinyltransferase: METLIIDGGNKLHGGIRVQGAKNGALPALAASVLGGRSVIRNCPRLTDTDSSVEILRLLGCEVERDGDTVAVDASRTPRCDIPPELMSRMRSSVIFLGAVLARCGRAVVSAPGGCMLGRRPIDLHLEAMRLLGADVTERRGLMFCECAGRLKGAEIVLSYPSVGATENVIIAASTAKGRTVLVGAAREPEITELADFINAKGGRISGAGGDVVIIDGVEALGDCEHVCIPDRIAAATYIAAAAATGSELTLYGAEPKHMTAVISAFSETGCRFRESGSGLTVTAPERLKAVRFIRAAPYPCFPTDAQPLLAAALAFADGVSVINETVFDGRFRYLRELAKFGADVKAEGSLAVIRGRPFLTGAKAECTDLRGGAALLTAAFGARGRSEISAIRHIDRGYESVETAFAAAGAKIYRNVKNETAHAGGGFREASGV; the protein is encoded by the coding sequence ATGGAAACCCTTATTATTGACGGAGGAAATAAGCTTCACGGAGGAATAAGGGTGCAGGGCGCGAAAAACGGCGCGCTTCCGGCGCTTGCCGCGTCCGTACTCGGCGGTAGGAGCGTGATACGCAACTGTCCGCGCCTGACCGATACCGACAGCTCCGTTGAAATACTGCGGCTGCTCGGCTGCGAAGTCGAACGCGACGGAGATACGGTGGCGGTTGACGCGTCGCGGACGCCGCGGTGCGACATACCTCCGGAGCTTATGAGCCGTATGCGGTCGTCGGTGATATTTCTCGGCGCGGTGCTCGCACGCTGCGGCAGGGCGGTCGTTTCCGCTCCCGGCGGCTGCATGCTGGGGCGGCGTCCGATAGACCTGCACCTCGAGGCGATGCGCCTGCTCGGAGCCGACGTTACCGAGCGCCGCGGACTTATGTTCTGCGAATGCGCGGGGCGGCTTAAGGGCGCCGAGATCGTGCTTTCTTATCCCAGCGTCGGCGCGACCGAGAACGTCATAATAGCGGCTTCGACGGCAAAGGGCAGAACGGTGCTCGTCGGAGCGGCGAGGGAGCCGGAGATAACCGAGCTCGCCGATTTCATAAACGCAAAGGGCGGCAGGATAAGCGGAGCCGGCGGCGACGTTGTGATAATCGACGGAGTTGAAGCGCTCGGCGACTGTGAACATGTCTGCATCCCTGACCGGATAGCCGCCGCGACGTATATTGCCGCGGCCGCCGCGACCGGATCGGAGCTTACGCTTTACGGCGCGGAGCCGAAGCATATGACGGCGGTGATATCCGCCTTTTCGGAAACGGGATGCCGTTTTCGCGAGTCCGGCAGCGGTCTTACCGTGACGGCGCCGGAACGTCTGAAGGCCGTGCGTTTCATACGCGCCGCGCCGTATCCGTGCTTCCCGACGGACGCACAGCCGCTTCTCGCGGCGGCGCTCGCCTTCGCGGACGGTGTGAGCGTGATCAACGAGACCGTCTTCGACGGCCGCTTCCGCTATCTGCGCGAGCTCGCGAAGTTCGGCGCGGACGTAAAAGCCGAGGGCTCGCTGGCAGTTATACGCGGCAGGCCGTTTTTGACCGGCGCGAAAGCCGAATGCACCGACCTGCGCGGAGGTGCCGCGCTGCTCACAGCCGCGTTCGGAGCGCGGGGAAGAAGCGAAATCTCGGCAATAAGACATATAGACAGAGGGTATGAAAGCGTCGAAACGGCGTTCGCCGCCGCAGGCGCAAAAATATACAGGAACGTGAAAAATGAAACAGCGCACGCAGGCGGCGGCTTCCGAGAAGCTTCGGGAGTATAA
- a CDS encoding UDP-N-acetylmuramoyl-tripeptide--D-alanyl-D-alanine ligase has protein sequence MIKLTVEQVAKLAGGFATGNGEVVSVAIDSRKVIPGSLYIAIKGQRLDGHAFIKEACERGASAVMAHDDCECAVPVVRVDDTTNALLRFAGAYRDMFHPFLIGLTGSVGKTSTKDMTYCALAESRNAIKTDGNLNNHIGMPLNLLRLDESVEAAVIEMGMNARGEISRLTRAAKPDAAIITNIGISHIGLLGSRQEILNAKMEIVEGMKPGGTLVLNGDDDMLSTVTEPEGIRIIRYSLLGDADVSAEILREGDNHSEVRIKTASGEYDMIVPVSGRHNVYNALGAFTAATVAGAEPLSAIRGIGSFRPAAMRQTVYEKDGVTVIEDCYNAAPDSMSAALSLLSKTGEGRRIAVLSDMVELGDYSPAAHERVGREAASVADLLMIYGKFAADYERGFNSVAGRRGSVVIFPDKPALTQGLKETLHEGDAVLFKASRAQRLEEVIEEVFAAGQK, from the coding sequence ATGATAAAGCTCACGGTTGAACAGGTCGCAAAGCTCGCCGGTGGCTTCGCAACGGGGAACGGAGAAGTCGTTTCCGTCGCGATAGACTCGCGCAAGGTCATCCCCGGCTCGCTCTATATCGCGATAAAGGGGCAGCGGCTCGACGGCCACGCCTTCATAAAGGAGGCGTGCGAACGCGGCGCTTCCGCCGTTATGGCGCACGACGACTGTGAGTGCGCCGTTCCGGTCGTGCGCGTGGACGACACCACTAACGCGCTTCTGCGCTTCGCGGGCGCTTACAGGGATATGTTCCATCCGTTCCTCATCGGGCTGACGGGCAGCGTAGGCAAGACCTCCACAAAGGATATGACCTACTGCGCGCTTGCCGAGAGCAGAAACGCGATAAAGACGGACGGCAACCTGAATAACCACATCGGAATGCCGCTCAACCTGCTCCGCCTCGACGAGAGCGTCGAAGCGGCGGTCATCGAGATGGGCATGAACGCACGCGGCGAGATCAGCCGCCTGACGCGCGCCGCGAAGCCGGACGCCGCGATAATCACCAACATCGGCATTTCGCATATCGGTCTTCTCGGCAGCAGACAGGAGATACTGAACGCGAAGATGGAGATCGTCGAAGGTATGAAGCCGGGCGGAACGCTCGTGCTCAACGGCGACGACGATATGCTTTCCACCGTGACGGAGCCCGAAGGCATAAGGATAATCCGCTACTCGCTGCTCGGCGACGCCGACGTCAGCGCGGAGATACTCCGCGAGGGCGATAATCACAGCGAAGTCAGGATAAAGACCGCTTCCGGCGAATACGATATGATCGTGCCGGTCAGCGGCAGACACAACGTCTACAACGCGCTCGGCGCATTCACCGCGGCGACTGTCGCGGGCGCGGAGCCGCTCTCCGCGATACGCGGCATCGGCAGCTTCCGCCCCGCCGCAATGCGCCAGACCGTCTACGAAAAGGACGGCGTGACCGTCATCGAGGACTGCTACAACGCGGCTCCGGACTCCATGTCGGCGGCGCTTTCGCTGCTGTCAAAGACGGGGGAGGGCAGGCGTATAGCGGTGCTTTCCGATATGGTCGAGCTGGGCGACTACTCGCCCGCCGCGCACGAACGCGTCGGCAGGGAAGCGGCGTCCGTCGCGGATCTGCTTATGATCTACGGCAAGTTCGCCGCGGATTACGAGCGCGGCTTCAACTCCGTTGCCGGCAGGCGCGGCAGCGTCGTGATATTCCCCGACAAGCCCGCGCTGACGCAGGGGCTGAAGGAAACGCTTCACGAGGGCGACGCCGTGCTTTTCAAGGCGTCCCGCGCGCAGCGTCTTGAAGAAGTAATAGAGGAAGTTTTTGCCGCAGGGCAGAAATAA